AGTACATAGTAAGTCCATCAAGCAGTATGGGTATTACTACAATGCGTTTTAGCAATAAGTGCTAATTTATTCATTAGTAAGCTTCTCTTAACACTATTATAAATAAGAGTATTATGAAGTTAGACACATCTAAAGTTTCAATTAAGACTTCGTTGGCTTCGTGTTTTGGTTCAAATTTTCAAGACTTAAACGGCAGCCAAGATTTCCTTGATGAGTTAGCCACAATGGCACAAGAAATTACTGTTGAAGCAAACTCATATCTTTTTAAAGAGAGTGATGCTAGCAATTTTGTCTATATCCCAATTTCTGGCGTCATCATGCTTGAAAGATCGACTGCAAGAGGCTCGCGACATGTTTTTGCTTTTTTATTTACCGGTAATTTAATTGGTTTATCTGAATTTTCGTTTTATACCTTTAGCGCTAAATCTGTTTCGAATTCAACCATAGTGAAAATAAACAAAGATTTAATAAAAAATGTGTTCGAACGCCACCCACAAATTGCCAAGCGTTTTCATGAATATACCAATATGGTATTAAATTATATTTTAGATCAATTGTTTATCATGGGACAAAAAACCGCCCACCAACGATTAGCGTTATTTTTATTAGATATGGAAAAAAGAATTGGCCATGGTACCAAGAAGTTCTTTTTACCTATGAGCAGACAAGATATTGCCGACTACTTAGGTATGTCGCTAGAAACCACCAGCCGAGGTTTTACTAGTCTTAAAAGTAAAGGCTTAATTTCTATAGAAAGTAATTACAGTATTACATTGTTAGATCCGGTTGCTTTAGCCGAATTTGGCGATAATTAATTCGTTTGTTTTTACATTAACAAAACAATGACAGCTAAATATGCCTTAACTGTCATTGTTCTCGATGCTTTTAACGCAGTGCTTTTATTGACCTACTTGGATTACTAAATGCTTGGTGTTTTTAGTTTTTTTTAACAGCCCACTGCTGCAACACTTCGTTAGTATGCTGACCAAATTCTGGTAAGTTAAAGTTAGCTTGGCCAGGTTCGTTACGGTATTTTATGGGTATGCCTAGATGATAACTTCCCTGCTCATCCTGCAATAACATATCTCTTTGTTGTAAATGCGGGTCACGTATCGCTTCGTTAAGAGAGCGCACCGGTGACCAACACACATCGATTTCAGCTAAAAATGCTTGCCAATATGCCATGGGTTTAGCGGCAAAGGTTGTGGCTAAGAAATCTTTTACGGGTTGTTGCACTTCACCTGGAGGTTGCTTACACAACTCAATTAAATCTGGCCGTTGCAGTGCATTAAGCAGGTTCTCAACAAATTTAATTTCACTGCCGCCTAAGGTTAAATAATGCTGATCAGCCGTTGCATAAATTTGATAAAATGCTGCCCCGCCCCAGCTACGCTCTTGTTTTACCACAGGCGAACGATTTTCTACGAAGGGAGGCCCCATAACATTTGGGTACCAAGCGATTAAAGAATCTTGCATAGAAATATCGAGATAATCACCTTTACCGGTTTGTTGTTTCTTTAACAACGCCATTAACACACCCGAAAACGCCATTAAGCTGCCTGCCATATCAGCTACTGGCATACCGGGCATTGCCGGTTTACCGTCTTGGCCTTCATTAATAAACACCGCACCAGAATCAGCTTGAATGCTAAGATCATGTGCTGGTTTTAAGGCCTTGCTGCCCGTTTGGCCATAGGCAGAAATAGAACAATACACAATGCCTGGGTTAACCGTTTTAACCACATCGTAATCTAAACCCAAGCGCTGCATAACGCCCGGTCGAAACGCTTCAATTACTACATCGGCCGTCTGACACAGCTTAAGAAAATCAGCTTTACCCGTTGCGGACTTTAGATCCAAGTTAATACTTTTTTTACCACGGTATACATTACGAAACCATACTGAATGACCGTTTTGCTTTAGCCCAACGGCTCGCACAGGCTCGGCATAAGGAGGCTCTAACGCCACTACCTCTGCACCATGATCAGCCATCATCATGCTAAAGTGTGGTCCCGGTAAAAACAGTGATAAATCGAGTACTCGGATCCCTTGTAGCTTCATAATAATTTCCTAATTCATGCTGTAAATATTTTATATAAGTTCGGTTTAAGCGCGGTATAAATACTATTTCAGTGCTATATAAGTACTACAGAAGTGCTCTATAACTGCTATATCAGTCCTTAGCCGCCGTTAAAAAAGGCAGCTAAATAGCTGCCTTTTACGCTGTTAAAAAAACGCACTTTTATAGGCAGACTAAATGGCGCCATCAGCCTTTAAATTGGCAATATCATCAGCACTATAGCCTAGCGAACCTAACAAATCGTTAGTATCACACCCCATAGGACCTGCCGCTTTACCTGCCATACGTTGACCGTCTACTTTTATTGGGCAGCCTAAAACTTGCATGTCATGTTTTTCAGGATGCTTAACGGTTCTTACCATACCGATATCATGGATATACGGATTTTGTAACGCTTGCGGCAAATCTAACACTGGCGCGCAAGGGATCTGGCCTTTAAGGTGCTCTAACCAATAATCGGTATTATGCGCACTAAGCGCACGGTCAATCTCGGTGGTGAGTAAATCTCTATTGTCACGACGCTGAGCGACTGTAGCAAAACGTTCTTGCTTTAACGTCGCGTCATCCAATAAATCGACCAGTACATGCCAAAACTTATCTGTCATCGCCATTAAGAATATATAACCATCGGCGGTTTTATATAGCTGACAAGGCACTGTTGCCGGGTGTGCTGATCGGGCTAGTCGCTCTGTAACATGGCCTTGGTTAAAGTACCATGTTGCTGGGTAAGACAACTGGTGTAAGGCGACATCGAATAACGACACGTCAACATCTCGGCCTTGGCCTGTGCGATGCGCACCAAGTAACGCTGACGTTAAGCCTAATGACGCCACCGCACCAGTCATAAAGTCAATCATCGACACACCAAAGCGTGCGGGTGGTTGA
The sequence above is drawn from the Rheinheimera salexigens genome and encodes:
- a CDS encoding Crp/Fnr family transcriptional regulator; protein product: MKLDTSKVSIKTSLASCFGSNFQDLNGSQDFLDELATMAQEITVEANSYLFKESDASNFVYIPISGVIMLERSTARGSRHVFAFLFTGNLIGLSEFSFYTFSAKSVSNSTIVKINKDLIKNVFERHPQIAKRFHEYTNMVLNYILDQLFIMGQKTAHQRLALFLLDMEKRIGHGTKKFFLPMSRQDIADYLGMSLETTSRGFTSLKSKGLISIESNYSITLLDPVALAEFGDN
- a CDS encoding CaiB/BaiF CoA transferase family protein; this encodes MKLQGIRVLDLSLFLPGPHFSMMMADHGAEVVALEPPYAEPVRAVGLKQNGHSVWFRNVYRGKKSINLDLKSATGKADFLKLCQTADVVIEAFRPGVMQRLGLDYDVVKTVNPGIVYCSISAYGQTGSKALKPAHDLSIQADSGAVFINEGQDGKPAMPGMPVADMAGSLMAFSGVLMALLKKQQTGKGDYLDISMQDSLIAWYPNVMGPPFVENRSPVVKQERSWGGAAFYQIYATADQHYLTLGGSEIKFVENLLNALQRPDLIELCKQPPGEVQQPVKDFLATTFAAKPMAYWQAFLAEIDVCWSPVRSLNEAIRDPHLQQRDMLLQDEQGSYHLGIPIKYRNEPGQANFNLPEFGQHTNEVLQQWAVKKN
- a CDS encoding CaiB/BaiF CoA transferase family protein, encoding MKTLPLEGIRIIAVEQYGAGPYGSMFLADLGAEVIKIENPKIGGDVSRQTGPFFLGENDSYFFQTFNLNKKSLTLDLKSDSGRAVFEKLVKTADAVTNNLRGDQPEKLGITYDKLKHINPKIVCGHLSAYGRDNDRASWPGYDYLMQAEAGLMSLTGEPDQPPARFGVSMIDFMTGAVASLGLTSALLGAHRTGQGRDVDVSLFDVALHQLSYPATWYFNQGHVTERLARSAHPATVPCQLYKTADGYIFLMAMTDKFWHVLVDLLDDATLKQERFATVAQRRDNRDLLTTEIDRALSAHNTDYWLEHLKGQIPCAPVLDLPQALQNPYIHDIGMVRTVKHPEKHDMQVLGCPIKVDGQRMAGKAAGPMGCDTNDLLGSLGYSADDIANLKADGAI